A window of Danio aesculapii chromosome 16, fDanAes4.1, whole genome shotgun sequence genomic DNA:
atgaataaataaataaataaataaataaataaataaataaataaataaataaataaataaataaataaataaataaaaaacaaagcagctgcttgccatggtggaatcgcggggctgttgctgggcgctgctgttgcaatggaacgttctattgattgtcacctcttggtcattctaagctctttggtgtgtaggaacagctgacggtggccatagcaacgacaaatggCGGAGAATCACAAACACTTAAATCTGTAAAGAAACTGGCACACGTcacattttcaacatggttttagacacgatatgtgaataaaaagagttaaccagatacagtacaagctgtgcggagcgattacaagtaacaaaacacaattatggGGGAGCTCGAGAGCACCGAATGGAGTAGACGTAGTTTGAGGAGCTCCTCCAAAACctcgaaaaaaaacaaaacataattaaatacatattttgcaagctagagaaaacaggGAGagaaccattttaatcgcacttacacctatgaaatggaggaagaaactggtccatgaactgtgtactgataaagttcctgtcaagctctgacaaagtcccatacatcaatagtatTTGCTGATTCTTcttttaacaaacggctgatgaatcCCCAGTTACAGGGTAGATTATTGTATTAATCATCAGAATGTTCACTCATTAATGTAgactcatcttcagtcatgatcaatCTCACACGGCCACAAGCCACTAGggtttgaagggaaaggcacgttcacgttttaccagatcagGTATTGTTTCATGTCGACATTGATGCGAACAGGCAGAAGATCCAGACGAACGACGAAACATTTAAATGACTCTGAGTCAGCCCAATACTTTTAAACAATGTGCATTTGCAGATTTAAaactcagctggatgttttcattcacttagagctgttttacacactgcatggaaggtcattttaaaaaagccatgacaccatttcCACATACTTATCTCTTGTTATTCGACTATGCCTAGATACCGAGATTTTCTTTATAGGGTAcctttaaacaatgtggcgcaaggtGTGAAAATGATATCTGCGCCAGGATGAAACTAGCAAAAATAACACTGGGTCGCACCTAAAGCCACATATGATAGTGCCCTAGGACTTGCTTCCTTTAATAAAAGTTCTTTTTAAGATATTATCAAAGatgttttataatttttcaaagcaaaaactTAAACTAActataaaaatagatattttttaatgaacataaatgTAATGCTTTGGTCGTGTATGTTTTAGGGCTGCTATCGACACCAAATCTAATTCCTCTACCTCAGCAAAACCAAGGAAGCCTGCTGGCCGCTCCACCCAGACTTAGTCTTCAAGCACAGGTACAGAGTTTGCACAACATtggtgaccctggaccacaaaatgtTGAATGTTGGTttatttttggcaatagccaaaTTTACATTGTATTAGTCAAAATGATCTTTTTTATGCCAAAAAGTCATCCCAATATAAAGACCAtgtttcataaatatattttgtacattttctattgtaaaacttttagatattttctaaaattgTCCCATCACAACAAACCTCAAACACATCTTTCAGAAACAAACAAATCCTGCATTTTGTAAGGTATCATAATTAAACCTGACACTCATATttgagctttgtgtgtgtgtgtggtgtgtgtcagAGAGAGAAGATTGCAGAGAGCAGCCTCAACACAGTGACCACAGTCACCTCTCACCCTGAGGAGCCCAGTGacctggaggagctggagcagTTTGCCCGCACATTCAAGCAGAGGAGAATCAAACTGGGCTTCACACAGGTACACAGCATACACACATACTTGTACCTGGTTTACATGGGCACtgcataggtgtaatgtattttacactgtaaaaccggcttattatatggccctaaCTCCAATCCTAACCCTCACAGCAAACatgtggcaaattttgaatttcaacagaccTTATTAAGTGTGATTGTTAAGAGTTTTGAATTACAGGGACACGAAAAAGGTTAATAGACTttaactaggtcatacccatgtatTTATACAATTTTGTATCCCTGTAAACTACATGGGCACTccaatttcatggcaattaatgtttgttctgttttcctcCACAGGGTGATGTGGGACTGGCCATGGGGAAGCTGTATGGGAATGATTTCAGTCAGACCACTATCTCTCGATTTGAGGCGCTGAATCTCAGCTTCAAGAACATGTGCAAACTCAAACCTCTGTTGGAGAAGTGGCTCACTGATGCGGGTAACCATCAGAATATTATACAGCTTCCTGTcacttttaaatgcataaatatccAACATGTTGTAGTCTGATTAACAATAGCAATGAagcattttttaatgtttccTCAGAAACAATGTCGATGGACAGTACCCTGCCGAGTCCCAGTTCTCTCTCCTCTCCCTCGCTGGGGTTCGAGGGTCTGCCTGGTCGCCGCAGGAAGAAACGCACCAGCATTGAGACCAATGTCCGCGTCGCTCTGGAACACAGCTTTTTAGCGGTCAGAATGTGATTTCATAACTATTACAAACTTTACACAACCGTATAAAAGTTTTGGGGTCTGTAAAATATTGAAATGCTTTTAAGGAAGTCTTTAATGCAAACCAAGGCTGCTTTTACTACATTTACTCTAGTGTCATTCCATACGCGTAAGCCTTTtttttcatcttcagaacacaaatgaagatattataGATCAAATGTGAAAGTTACTTTCATAAAGAGATGAATCAAGCAATTAAATCTAAGTCTttagaagggagatgatgaaaagATGTCATTTTGGCTGTAATTCActtacaaacataaaaacaaaaactcagCCAAACCtactaaacacatgaaaacagcctctcttttttttttgcagaagctCATGTCACTTCAGAGATCTCAGAATTAATGTTTCATTCGTATGGATTTTTTTATAAAGGTTTTGGTGTGTAGAGATCTGGTTGAAAACTTTCAACACAGCGACAACAATAGCATTTCAGATTTGTGTTTCATatgcagtgcatccggaaagtattcatagcgcttcactttttccacatgtacttttttatgttacagccataTTCCagaatagattaaattcatttatttgctcaaagttctacacacaataccagataatgacaatgtgaacaaagattttttttttatttgttgcaaatttattaaaactaaaaactctgaaaaatcacatgtgcataagtattcacagcctttgccataaagctctaaattgagttcATATCAGTTCAATAAATTTGCATCAACTTCAAAAAatctttgttcacattgtcattatggggtattgtgtgcaaaattttgaggaaataaatgaattgaatccatctATTTAATCcataaaaaagtggaaaaggttaagcgctatgaatactttccgaatgcactgtatggTTTGGACTGACAGGAGAATGatgtaaaccagtgtttcccaaccctgttcctgaaggcacaccaacagtacacattttcatcctctccctaatcaaacacacctgaatcaacttatcataacatcagaagagactccaacacctgaagttaatgggtcagaaaagggagacatccaaaatatgtactgtcggtgtgcctccaggaacagggttgggaaacactgatgtaaactatatttaaaacataatgaCTTCAAAACCTTAATACAAAATAACTACATGAATGGTCATATACACTGAATGTTCTCGCATAATCCCATTTTTAACTTCAAATTTACTGTGTTTTGTCCATTCAGAACCAGAAGCCTACCTCAGAGGAGATCCTGCTCATTTCAGAGAAGCTCAACATGGAGAAGGAGGTGATCCGCGTGTGGTTCTGCAACCGCCGACAGAAAGAGAAACGTATTAATCCCTCCAGTGCCACCCCTCCCTTGCCCAGCCAACCCCAGCCCACCTCGCACAAACCCCCCTGCTACAGCCCGCACATGGTACGACCCGGCTTGCCCCCTTGCCCCATTCAAATCACCCTATAAAGTCTCCTGCATGAGCAGACAACAATAATCAATCCCAACACCACTTATCCTACTCACCCCTGATCTTGGTTTCGCCCATCCTGTGTTGCTTTGCATTTTAACATGGAATGATCCTCTTATAGCTGCTGTATACAACTAGtcgttagctatgtttccatccagatGTGAATATGCACAgaactggaatatcacatgaaACATTTGTGCATAAAGCACTGTTtctatccaatgagtcaaagagaacaatatCATGACGTCCTGATAACTTCTTccaaatattacaataataaatgagATATGCTGTTTTAGGAGAAGCCACTTATGGCCATATAATTTCTTATTTATTACTTACACTTAGAAGCTCTTAGAGCATTAAGATGAAATGCAGTGAATGCAcagtggcttttggaggtgtTAGACACTTTTTGAGCCGCTCTATATAGTGCAGGGAGGTATTAGTACCGAACAACCATGACATTCTTTGGCTGAGGCATTGTAgagtgaccaaaacaacatttcagatgttgtgcgATGTGGTCggtccactggtttgtccattatgCCGTCCCATTGTGCCTATATTTATCACATTATTTgctaaaacaaaaatcacatgacttttttgatgcgcaTGTATGCTGGAATttcttcagtaaatgtgtttccattgtagtttatgcacattttctctTACCTGTAAAACGTTTGTCCTATTCAATTGTGCGTACAAGTTTTCTTATCTTTCCATTAagcgttttttatgcacatatccaaaatgcacataaagttATTTGGATGGAAGCATCGCTGTAGTCGTAATACAATACTAATTGTACAATGAATATACTAATATTTACTTTCAAAGGATTTTCTGGATGAGTAACATCTATGCACAAACAGAGCTCAAGACATAGCTTTTTCATAAGACACCATTTACTCTCCTATTCCTCTTTTTCCACCAATACTCTCTGTCCATCATGTTTCTCTTTTGACATCATATCCACATCTTCCTTGCAGATGTCCAGTCAGGGTCCACGACAGACAGTGAGCGGCCTCAGTACAGCAGGTAGGAAGATTTGCTATTGATAGATGGAtatgattgtgttttcaaaaaTTATGATGAATGCTCAGTTTCTTCATATTTTTCTCTGTCAGTGACTACCATGTCATCAGTTTGCCCAATGACCCCAAGCGGGCCCTCCTTAAGCTCCACCCCATCTCCTGTAACCCCGCCTCCCCGTGGTGATTCCAGTCCCGCCCCTCCAACTCACAGTACACTAAATCTGAGCACAGGGTGAGCTGATCTCTttctcatgcacacaaacacacacacacatatcacttTTTACTCCATGTGGCTCAGCAAATGTAGATactcagtttgtgtgtgtgcaaatgtgtgtgtttggttttttTATCCGCAGTTCATGGCATAAAAAGAATGGTGACGTTTCAAACTACATCACTGACTTTGCTGCAAGTTTGAGGTGAATACAATCAGCAGAGTCTGtgttcttacacacacacacacacacacacaaatatactcaCATAAGCATATTTGTCATTGTTCtttgtttttagaaattaaattatataaatatttatagacATAAATTAACttcattataatataaattattatttacataatttaggTGCTGCTTGGGATAGccaaaggtttaaaaaaatataaaaatattattgcaGGTTACAATAAATTGTGTTTATATCTATCTTTAAGTATGTATTCTGTCGTGCAAAGGCAAAAGACTGTAACTTTTGGGCCAATGAAGACCTCCTTTATCATGTGGATATGTATCTTGAGTCAATATCATTGTTTTTTCAAGAAAATAATGTCAATAATAGTTACAGTTAATAGTAACTTCCAAAAGCCCAAGCGAAACCAAGGCAGAACATCATAACACTAGTTACCGCTCTTTGACTTGGTTTTGGTATGCTCCAAATTGGTATTCTCTGCCTTTGTTCAGTTGCGCATCAATATGAGGTTACTGTGAGCAGCCTGGACTTACGGTATTCTGCATCATTATTCCAACCTGCTGGCGTTCACATCATACCAGTCGTTTTTAGGCTAGGCTGAGTTATTtttgtgaattaattattttttttaatgaactgtgAGAGTCGAATCATTGACCTATTCATAAATACAACCGTTGCTTTGTTACTGAATAAATGTCTTAAGACAGTGCCTTACCACCACCTACTGGCGGTTTAATTAATACATGGATAACTTATTTTTTACTATAGTTGCATATTTTTCggcttaatatttttatttgaaatattattcatttaaaaagaatatataaaggTAAATAATTCAAtggaaacttttatttaaattgcaaatattGTAGCTTAATGGGAAAAGTGGAAGTGGAAGAGCGAATGCAAAAGGATGTTAAGTataccactgtaaaaaaaaagtttaggaaCCAGTGATATACAGTCTAGATAACTAGGTCATACTTTTGATGTCAAAAATTAACTAAAAATCTATGAAAAATTTGTGTAACATATCACAATACAGAAATATTgtaatactgtaaacatttacttttaaattacagaaactatttatatataatctgttacattttgaaatgtaatttccAAATGCAACCAAAGCACAGGACAGCAATAAGTAAATAGCTGTAAGTAACTGCCAATCATTCAAAATAAACAGCGTGATTACTaggtgttgctgttttttttggaaATGTTGAGCAGTAATATTGATCATGTGAAAGTTACTGCTTTTTGCCTTGGTACGACTTTTCACATTTGCATACAATACAAAGGCAGAGGACAGTAACTTCAAAAGattgaagatttttttaatgtagatAAATGTCATTACTAAAACATGTAAGTGCCAATTTTCCAATGTCTAATTTGTCCGGGcaacaaaaaaatctttgaagCCATTTTTCTCAATTCAACACTCTAGCGAGTTAAAGTGCTTTGCTTTGTAGGgcagtatttaaatgtattttttctgtGATAGCAAAAAATTAATCAtcaattactccagtcttcagtgttacATTATATTTTAGAAATCTTTCGTATTTACAGATTAGCTGCTCATTAAATGTTCAAAGGAGAATATTATATTTTTGGTGCCAAAGTAAATGTGtaagctttaatttttttatgtttttcctTATTGTATTGCATTTTTGCTGAAAGAAAATGGTCTTTATAttggtgtttatgtgtgtatatatcgtgctcagcataaataagtacaccccattttaaaaaaaggaatattttatccatttctcagtgattatGGGTAATGTatcggtgcatttgaacaaaacagatttattaatcctatatattcattaaaataatattttagtcacagaacatctttagaaatgaaaagataatacaattaaattcatgcaaaatattgctaaacaaattacaaacatttcaacaaaattgtatatatttttatttctcttgattttgctatttttgacaattttatttcatattttaacatgaatttgggctactaattatttacttattattaattacttatttagcTAGATTAGctacagatttggcttcagtactaactaaactaatgtatatgcacaaatataatattgtgacgcatcctatagaaaatattcatttaaatgagagatttggggggggggggtgaactcatatatgctgagcactgtatatgaagAGATACAAGAGTTTTCAAAAGTACTGATGGTATGTTGCCTGCACTGTATGAACAAAAAAAAGCCTTGTTTTCTGCAAAGATGTGTCTTCTTGCACTGTTTTTTCCAGCTCTTAACTTTGCTTCTAAATGTTTTCTCTTCCCCTTCCTTTTCCCCGTATTTCGTTGTTTTccgtttgtgtctgtgtgttttgtgggCTGGTTATTTGTTTGTGTGAGTCAGGAATACGGTGAGGGGAGTTAACACAGGATTAAACCAAGCTCTCCTTGGCAGCAACCCACTTGCTACTATCCAAGGTTTGTGTGAAAAGGGTGGAGAGAGAGACTCTGCCACCTCATATCAATCATGTGTTACTCTGTCCTctgtgtttgagtgtttgtttACATCCTACTGCTTCTATCTCTCACATCAGTTCATCAGTACTAGTGCATCCTGTTTATCTTAGCACTTGCAAGATGATTAATAGCATGTCTCCTCCACAGCTCTAGCAGCCAGTGGTGGCCAGCTCCCCATTTCCAGTCTTGAGGGCAGCAGCAAGGTGTTAATTGGTGGTTCTGGGGCCCAAGGAGCTGGTCTCCCTTCTTCTCTCTTCCTCAACCACTCCTCTTTGTTGCCCTTGGCAACAGGCCCTGGAATGGGATTGGGCGGTTCAGCTGTTGGCAAAACCTCATTTCCTGTCACATGCGGGATGAGCCCCTCTCCTTGTTCAAGCCCAGCCTCTTCCTACTCTTCCGGCGAATTGCTCCACAGCCCGCACTCGATTGGAGGGGCTAAAATCGAGTGATGTTGTCCAAGGCCAATCACAGGAGGAGAAGGAGAAGGTGAAACCTTACCTGTCAACCAAAGCATCTCTTGAGCCCCTCGCTCCCTTCCAGTTCCTCTCGTTCTCACTCCCTCTCTTCCGCTCTCCCACTCTACCGATGCCAAAAATATAAAGAGTAGAAGAGgggagagatggagagatggagtGGACGGAGGATGGAATAGGAGACGAGGGAAAACGAAACCAAAAATACACCACAAGGCTTAGCAGGGCGCAGCcaaatatgtcaaaaaaaaaagaagaacaacaacaaaaaactatgtGCATAGTGCAGGACGAAAAGAGATCCTTGAGCACCAAAAAGAACAGACTTTACTGTGTGTTGTAGAACTATGGCAACTCTTTGCAGAAAACATGTGGAGTACCAAAATACCAAAAAGTATAAAGGAACTTTGAGATACTCACTATGACAAAAAGAATACAAGCATACCAAATCTCAAATaccaaaaacaaacaccaaaaataCGGATGGAAAAGCTTTATCCAAAGGACCTGTAAATAGCCAGCCGTCCAGGACCAGACCCAGTGACAAAACTTCAGCCATCTCTGAGCTCGTCATCTCATCACACCACTGTCTTTTTTTCTCAATCTATTTGATTTATAGTCTCAGTGTAAAATATGAGCGAGCTGGGCACAAACGCTCTCATGTTTCTCTGGTACTTCCTCATTCTTGTCTTATTATTTTCAGAGGACTGTCCATCAGTCTCTATTGAATGTTCAGtacatatcatcatcatcatcatctcatgTCTTCTTGAGCATATCGAGAGATTTTTTGGCATTTGGTCTTTGATGTTCATCATATTAGCACTGCATAGCTTGATGCACGTTTGTCA
This region includes:
- the pou2f2a gene encoding POU domain, class 2, transcription factor 2, translated to MTKTGPVASMDYSHMWFPDIRMSKPVEVENPAADSPMESTDSERNGSDSSNQAQPMKINPFSISPTLSSSIKAKVEDCGEMSPTTATPTQTALTHTQLMLTGGQLAGLTALLPAQQQLLLQQAQLLAAAVQQSHVAHAANQQQAQQQAQQQANQQAAQPQSQGQSQSTQEQAATAPVPAPPHQLPLSQPIQLTAQDIQQLLQLQQLVLVPGHTLPSPAQFLLPQTQQGQQGLLSTPNLIPLPQQNQGSLLAAPPRLSLQAQREKIAESSLNTVTTVTSHPEEPSDLEELEQFARTFKQRRIKLGFTQGDVGLAMGKLYGNDFSQTTISRFEALNLSFKNMCKLKPLLEKWLTDAETMSMDSTLPSPSSLSSPSLGFEGLPGRRRKKRTSIETNVRVALEHSFLANQKPTSEEILLISEKLNMEKEVIRVWFCNRRQKEKRINPSSATPPLPSQPQPTSHKPPCYSPHMMSSQGPRQTVSGLSTAVTTMSSVCPMTPSGPSLSSTPSPVTPPPRGDSSPAPPTHSTLNLSTGSWHKKNGDVSNYITDFAASLSSSSQWWPAPHFQS